CGGGACTACCTGAACGCCCTGCTCTACTCGATGCAGTCGCCGCCGGTTGTGGTCCGGGACGTCGTCGTCACCGGCGCCTCGATCGCCGACCGCCGGATCACCAGGGAGTCGATACCCGGTTGGGTGCGCGGTTGGGACGCGCGCACAGGCGAGCTCCGCTGGGTGTTCCGCACGGTGCCCCAGGAGGGGGACGAAGGCGTCGAGACCTGGGAGGACGGGTCCTGGCGCTACTCCGGCAACGCGAACGTCTGGACGATGCTCTCGGGCGACAACGAGAACGGCATCGTCTACCTGCCCATCGGCACCGCGACGAACGACTTCTACGGCGGCCACCGCCCGGGGGACAACCTCTACTCGGAGAGCCTGGTCGCGGTCGACGTAGAGACGGGCGAGAAGCTCTGGCACTTCCAGGCCGTCCGCCACGGCCTCTGGGACTACGACTTTCCGGCCGCGCCGACACTGATCGACCTCCCGGGCCGCGACGGCGCCGACTCCCGACAGATCGTCGCCCAGGTCAGCAAACAGGGTTTCCTCTACGTCTTCGACCGCGTCACGGGCGACCCGGTCTGGGAGATCGAGGACCGGCCGGTGCCTCCGGCGACGATGCCCGGCGACACCGCCGCGCCGACCCAGCCCTTCCCGACGAAGCCGGCGCCGTTCGAGTACCAGGGCGTGACGGAGGACGACCTGGCCGACTTCACGCCGGAGATCAGGCAGATGGCCCTCGACGTGATCGCCGACTTCGAGATCGGGCCGCTCTACACGCCACCGTCGCTGCCGGTGCGAGGCGGCAAGCAGGGCACGATCTTCCGGCCGTCTGCCGGAGGCGGCGCGAACTGGTACGGCGCCGCGGTCGATCCGGAGACCGGCTGGCTCTACGTGCCGTCGCGGAACGCCTTCAGCATGGTCACCTTCTACACGCCCGACCCGCTCGAGGGCGGCACGCTCCGGTACACCCACGGTGGCCGCGGCAAGCGGCCCGAGATGCCGGAAGGCTTGCCCCTGTTCAAGCCCCCCTACACGCGGATGACCGCGATCGACCTGAAGTCCGGCGAGCACGTCTGGATGAAGCCGCTGGGCAACAACGACACGCTGCGCAACCACCCGCGCCTCAAGAACCTCGACCTGCCTCCGCTCGGCGGCGACACCTACACCGGACCGCTGCTGACGAAAACCCTGCTGATCCACGGCCAGCACGCTCCTGAGGACGACGGCGGTAACCGCCTCGTGGCCCGGGACAAGCGGACCGGCGACGTGCTCGCCGAAGTGCCGCTGCCGGCACGCGGACTCGGCACGCCAATGACCTACCTCTGGGAGGGCCGGCAGTACATCGCGCTGACGGTCGCCGGCAGGCGCGAGACGGACGGCGTGCCGGAGTTGATGGCGTTCGCGCTGCCTTGACGTTGCGTGGGACCGCCCGCCAAAGCGGGGCCGGCCTCGCGGCCGGCGCGTACACTTGGCCGCCTTCGGCGGCAGCGGGTCAGAAGACCCGCGCACCCAGCAACACGGAGATCCACCATGCGAAAGACCTTGATGCGGGCGATCCTGTCAGCCGTTCTCGCCGGGTGCGGCGGTAGCGGCGCCACGCCCAACGTCGCGGTCGTCGACGGCCCGGGAACCTCGTCGTTCAAGGGCGAGGTCTGGGCCGACAACTGGTTCGCCTTCTATCTGGGCGACCGCCTGATCATCGAGGATTCCGTTTCGATCACGACGGAGCGGTCGTTCAACGCCGAGGCCTTCGTCTTCAACGCCGACTACCCCCTGCAGCTCAACTTCGTCGCCAAGGACTTCAAGGAGAACGACACGGGTCTCGAGTACATCGGCCGCGGCAACCAGCAGATGGGCGACGGCGGACTCATTGCGCAGTTCACGGACGCCGCCACCGGGGGGCCTATCGCCGCGACCGACTCCGCCTGGCGCTGCCTCGCGATCCACGAGGCGCCACTCGACCGCGCCTGCCAGGACGAGGCCGATCCGGCGCCCGGCGTCGGCCCCTGCCAGTTCACGGCAACGGCGGAGCCCGAAGGCTGGCGGGAGCCTGGATTCGACGACAGCGAGTGGCCGTCAGCGGTCGAGCACAGCGCCGCGGCGGTCAGGCCGAAAGGCGGCTACGACGCGATCGACTGGCGGAACGACGCGCGCCTGATCTGGTCGGCCGACCTCGAGACGCAGAACACGCTGCTATGTCGCTTGACGGTGTCGCAACCCCCAGTACCGATAGGGCGCCGGCCTTAACGGCCGGCGCCTTCTCTTCCCCGGGTCAGCGTTTCGCCATGAAGGCGGCGACGGCTTCGCGGTGAGCGTCGCTCGCGTAGGCCGCGTTCAGTTCTTCCATTTCGCGGCGGTGGACTTCGTCCAGGTCATGCGATGAGCCGTTCTTCGTCAACAACCGCTTGATGGCGCGAAGCGAACTGTCGGCGTTCTCGCCGATCCGGGCGGCGATCTCGAACGCCCGCTGCAGCGTCTCGTCGTGCGGCACGACGGCGTTCGCGAACCCCATCGCCTCGAGTTCCGGTGCGTCGTAGAGACGTCCGGTCAGGCACATCTCGCTCGCCTTCGCCCAGCCGACCCGCTGCATCAGGAAATGGGAGGAGCAGAGCTCCGGCACCAGCCCCATCCGGACGAAGAACATACCGACGCGGGCGCGTTCCGAGAGCACGATGACGTCGAATGGCAGGGCCAGCGTGATCCCGACGCCGACGGCTACGCCGTTGATCGCGGCGATCATCGGCTTCGACTCCCGCACTAGTTCCACCCAGGGGCGCGCCGGCCTGCGGTCGGCCTCCGCCCCGGCCTCGCCGCCGTCGAGCCGGGCCTTGAATTGCGCTCCGATGTCGGCGCCGGCGCAGAACCCTCGTCCGGCACCGGTGACCACGATGGCCGCCAACTCGGGGTCCTCGTTGGCGGCTTCGATCGCGTCCACCAGCTCGAGGTTCATCTGCCGGGTCCAGGCGTTCAACTTGTCCGGCCGGTTCAGGGTGACGATGCGGGTACGGCCCCGGTCCTCGACCAGGATCTGCTCGTAGTTCGGCGCGGTCATGAAAGGTCTCCTGATCAGCCCTTGGTGAAACTGTGCGGCTCGCGGCAGCGCTCAGGCTCCGCCCCGTACCGGCTCGATGCGCGGTGGCGGCGCGGTCGCCTCGGCCTGCCGCCGCGCCAGGGAAATTCGGGCACGGCGCGCCACGAACCAGACGCAGACAAGGAAGAGGGCGATCGCGTTGATCCTGAGCGGAAGGATCATCGTCGTGTGCACCGTCTCCGGCGACGACTGCATCTGGTGGATGCTCCGCCACCAGTTGACCGAGTAGTAGACGAGGGGCGCGTTGACCGAGGCGACGATGCTCGCCGCCGCCGTCCAGGGCGCTCGCCGGTGCTCTTCGGCGAAGCGGCGGAGCGCCAGTACGCCCAGGAAGGTCAGCCACATGACGAAGGTGAAGGTCAGCCGCGGATCCCAGGCCCAGTAGACGCCCCAGGTCGGCTTGGCCCAGACGATGCCGGAGAGAAGCCCGGCCGTCTCCAGCACCACGCCGACCTCGATCACGCCGACCAGCATGCCGTCGATCCAGGCCTTGCGCTTCCACAGCGAAGCCGCGCCCACGAAGCCGGCGCCGAAGAAACAGAGCAGCGCGTTCCACTGCAGCGGCACGTGGACGTAGAGGATGCGGTAGACCTCGCCCATGAAGCGCTCGGTGGGCGCCACGAACAGCCCGAGGTAGACGCCCGCGATCAGCGCGGCCAGCCCCGTCAAGCCAAACCAATGCTCCCAGGCCCAGGCGCGCCTGGTTTCGGCGGTTGTCATCGCGCCGGGACGTTAGCACCGGAGGCCCTCACCCCAGCATGCCCCTGATACGGTCTGCGCTCGGTTCAGCGACGGAGGAGTCAGGCGAAGATGACGGAATCGGCACACAACCTCGGCCGGCTGGGAGTCTGGGCCGGCCTCGACGGCCTCTCCGCGCCCCAGGCGGCCGAGTTCGCCGCCAGTATCGAGGCCCAGGGCTACGGCGCGCTGTGGACGCCGGAGGCGATCGGCCGCGACCCGTTCGCTCTGGTCGCCTACCTCGGCGCCCGCACGGAACGCATCACCCACGCCACCGGGATCGCGAACATCTACGCCCGCGACGCCATGACGACGAAAGCTGTGCACAAGACGCTGTCCGAGATGCTGCCGGGCCGCTTCGTCCTCGGCCTCGGCGTCTCCCACCCGCACCTGGTCACCCACCTGCGCGGGCACGAGTACAAGCCGCCGGTGCCGAAGATGCGCGAGTACCTGGAGGCGGTCGGCAAGGCGTTCTACCGGGGCCCCGAACCTGCGCAGGAAGCGCCGATCGTGATCGCCGCGCTCCGGCCGCTCATGCTGAAACTGGCCGCCACCGACGCCGACGGCGCTCACCCCTACCTGGTGACGCCCGAGCACACGCGACAAGCGCGCGAGATCATGGGCGCTGGGCCGCTCCTCTGCCCCGAGCAGAAGGTGATCCTGACCACGGACGCCGAGGCGGCCCGCAAGATCGGCCGCGCCAACCTCTACGTCTACCTGCGGGCCCCGAACTACCAGAACAGCCTGCTGGAGCTGGGCTACACAGAGGACGACTGGCAGGAGTTCCAGGCCAGCGACCGTCTGGTCGACGCCCTGGTCGCCTGGGGCACCGAGGATCAGGTCCGCGAGCGCATTCAGGCCCACTGGGACGCCGGCGCCGACCACGTCTGCATCCAGGCGTTCCGCCCCGACGGCAAGCCCGGAGCGGACCTCGACGCCCTGGCGAAGCTCGCGCCCGGCCGCTGACGCCAGCCATCGAAACGAAGGAGAACGAGCATGAAGAACCGCCACACCGCCTCTCTCATCGTGACCGTCGCCCTGCTGGCGCTGGCCGCACTCGCCTGCGCCCCGGCCGAGGAAGCCCCCGAACCGGTCGACCTCGAGGCGCCGCTCGCCGACCTCGGGGAAGGCTGGAACACGATCACGCCGGGTGGAAGCACGACCTGCTCCGACGGTTCGCCGTTCCGGTTCTTCGTCCGCAAGGCCGATCCGACCCGGCTCGTCTTCTACCTCCAGGGCGGAGGCGGCTGCTGGACCGCCGAGACCTGCGACCCGCAGGGCCGGCCGACCTACACGATGACCGCCATCGAGGAGATGCGCTCTCCGAGCGGCACGGAGCCCGAGGAAGGCGCGGCCCACGGCATCGCCGCCTTCAACCACCCCGACAACCCGTTCGCCGACCACAGCTTCGTCTTCGTGCCCTACTGCACCGGCGACGTCCACATCGGCGACAGCGACACGGTCTACGAGGCGGCGGCCACCGAGGATGCGCCGGCGCGCGAGTTCACCATCCACCACCGCGGCTACACGAACGGCCGGGCGGCTCTCGACTGGACCTACGAGCACTTCCTGGGTCCCGAGACGGTGTTCATCACCGGTTCGAGCGCCGGCTCGATCCCTTCGCCGGTCTACGCCCGCCACTTCGCGGAGAACTACCCCGACGCCCGCGTCACCGCCCTCGGCGACGGCGCCGGCGGCTACCGCAACCTCTCCGACGGCCGACCGCACGAGTCCTGGGGAACGCTCGCCGCGCTCTCCCACTTCGAGAACATGAACGAGGTCGACACCGACAGCTTCTCGTTCGAGGCGCTGTACATCCAGGCCGCCAAGGCCCATCCCGAGGCGATGTTCACGCGCTACGACACCGCGGAAGACGACGTCCAGATTCAGTTCCTGGAGATTGCCGGCACCGATGTCAGTGGCGGTCTGCAGCCGCTGCTCGACGCGAACGAGTCCGACATCGACGCGGCGCTCGAGGGCCAGGACAACTACCGGAGCTACATCGCGGCGGGCGAACTGCACACGATCATGCTGCGGCCCCAGTTCTACACGTACGAATCGGACGGCGTGAAGATTCGCGACTGGGTCGCGTCGCTCGCCGCCGGCGAAGCGGTCGACGACGTCCACTGCGGCGACTGCACGGGCTCGCCCGTGCCGGAGTCTGAACCGGTGGAAGGCGGCGAAGCGACGGGGCCGTAGAAAGGTCGGCCTTCGGCCCGCGTTTCAAGGCAGTTCCTACTCCGGGAAGAGGCTCCGATCGATGCCCGGGATGATCTTCAGCGCGTTGCGGAAGTAGACCTTCTCCAGCACCTCGTCGGACAGGCCGAGGCCGTACATCTTCCAGTGGGCGTGACGCTTCCGGTAGTAGTCGAAGTACTCGTCCCGCGTCTCCAGCACCCGGAAGTAGACGTGGTAGCCCTCGATCGGGTCCCACGAGTCCTTGCCCATCAGGACGCGGTCCTGGTACTTCTCCATGAAAGCGGCGCCCGTGATCGGCTGCCGGCCGAGTTCGGCGAGGACAGCCCCGAGTTCCGTGTAGACGTTCGGTAGCTCGTCGAGCAGCTTGCCGAGCCGCGCCAGGTCGTTGCCGAACCAGCCGAGATGGGCGTTGAGGAAGATCGTGTCCGGATGGTTGCGGAACAGGTTGTGCTGCTCGCTCATCGTCTGCTCGAAGGAGGCGAAGCGCTCGGGATCGTCGCGACGGCGGTTCGGGAACATCTTGAGTTCGAGCCAGCGCTCGTTGTGCTCGTCCCAGGGATCCCAGAACGCCGACGGCTCGCCGACGTGGATCAGGACCGGAATACCCAGCTCACCCGCCTTGTCCCACACCGGAGCGATCCGCGGGTCGTCGGCCGCCACCCGCTTGCCGTGGATGTCGGTCTGGAACATGCTGAGGTTCTTGTAGATCTTGAGACCCCGCGCGCCGGCGTCGTAGTCGGCCTGGAGTTGTGCCGCCGCCTTCTTGCCCCAGCCGGGTTCACCGATGCCCGAGAAGTCGACGTTCGCGTAGACGACGAAGCGGTTCGGGTAGCGGCCCTTCGTCGCGGCGAGGTTCGCCTTGAGATCCTCCCCGCTTTGGCCGCTCAGGTTGACGAACACGGCCATGTTCATCGCGTCCATCTGCTTGACCATCTGGTCGATCCGTGCCGGATCCCGGGCGCGCAGGTGGCCGTGGGCGTCGACGAAGGGGAACTTCGCGCGGGTCACCGGTGCGCCCGGCACCTTGAGCGTGGACCGCGGCTCGTATGCCTC
Above is a window of Acidobacteriota bacterium DNA encoding:
- a CDS encoding pyrroloquinoline quinone-dependent dehydrogenase — protein: MPGTRIVSAGFAAIALLLTAPAAAQRGAPAGEWPSYGGDVGSTKYSPLDQIDAANFGELEVAWRWRSVDGFLSKSEAGGEWYADRDVIFSRLKDDDPLLWRAGRAPFIRNLKATPLMQEGLLFLNTPISIGAAVDPGTGRTVWAYNPKSYESGTTTMTVVWNQRGVAYWTNGEEGDDADSRVYWGTGDGYLLSVDARTGRPNEDFGDGGRVDLMEDLPRANRGERDYLNALLYSMQSPPVVVRDVVVTGASIADRRITRESIPGWVRGWDARTGELRWVFRTVPQEGDEGVETWEDGSWRYSGNANVWTMLSGDNENGIVYLPIGTATNDFYGGHRPGDNLYSESLVAVDVETGEKLWHFQAVRHGLWDYDFPAAPTLIDLPGRDGADSRQIVAQVSKQGFLYVFDRVTGDPVWEIEDRPVPPATMPGDTAAPTQPFPTKPAPFEYQGVTEDDLADFTPEIRQMALDVIADFEIGPLYTPPSLPVRGGKQGTIFRPSAGGGANWYGAAVDPETGWLYVPSRNAFSMVTFYTPDPLEGGTLRYTHGGRGKRPEMPEGLPLFKPPYTRMTAIDLKSGEHVWMKPLGNNDTLRNHPRLKNLDLPPLGGDTYTGPLLTKTLLIHGQHAPEDDGGNRLVARDKRTGDVLAEVPLPARGLGTPMTYLWEGRQYIALTVAGRRETDGVPELMAFALP
- a CDS encoding PEBP family protein, yielding MRKTLMRAILSAVLAGCGGSGATPNVAVVDGPGTSSFKGEVWADNWFAFYLGDRLIIEDSVSITTERSFNAEAFVFNADYPLQLNFVAKDFKENDTGLEYIGRGNQQMGDGGLIAQFTDAATGGPIAATDSAWRCLAIHEAPLDRACQDEADPAPGVGPCQFTATAEPEGWREPGFDDSEWPSAVEHSAAAVRPKGGYDAIDWRNDARLIWSADLETQNTLLCRLTVSQPPVPIGRRP
- a CDS encoding enoyl-CoA hydratase-related protein, which produces MTAPNYEQILVEDRGRTRIVTLNRPDKLNAWTRQMNLELVDAIEAANEDPELAAIVVTGAGRGFCAGADIGAQFKARLDGGEAGAEADRRPARPWVELVRESKPMIAAINGVAVGVGITLALPFDVIVLSERARVGMFFVRMGLVPELCSSHFLMQRVGWAKASEMCLTGRLYDAPELEAMGFANAVVPHDETLQRAFEIAARIGENADSSLRAIKRLLTKNGSSHDLDEVHRREMEELNAAYASDAHREAVAAFMAKR
- the ccsA gene encoding cytochrome c biogenesis protein CcsA, which codes for MTTAETRRAWAWEHWFGLTGLAALIAGVYLGLFVAPTERFMGEVYRILYVHVPLQWNALLCFFGAGFVGAASLWKRKAWIDGMLVGVIEVGVVLETAGLLSGIVWAKPTWGVYWAWDPRLTFTFVMWLTFLGVLALRRFAEEHRRAPWTAAASIVASVNAPLVYYSVNWWRSIHQMQSSPETVHTTMILPLRINAIALFLVCVWFVARRARISLARRQAEATAPPPRIEPVRGGA
- a CDS encoding TIGR03620 family F420-dependent LLM class oxidoreductase, whose protein sequence is MTESAHNLGRLGVWAGLDGLSAPQAAEFAASIEAQGYGALWTPEAIGRDPFALVAYLGARTERITHATGIANIYARDAMTTKAVHKTLSEMLPGRFVLGLGVSHPHLVTHLRGHEYKPPVPKMREYLEAVGKAFYRGPEPAQEAPIVIAALRPLMLKLAATDADGAHPYLVTPEHTRQAREIMGAGPLLCPEQKVILTTDAEAARKIGRANLYVYLRAPNYQNSLLELGYTEDDWQEFQASDRLVDALVAWGTEDQVRERIQAHWDAGADHVCIQAFRPDGKPGADLDALAKLAPGR
- a CDS encoding pectin acetylesterase-family hydrolase; amino-acid sequence: MKNRHTASLIVTVALLALAALACAPAEEAPEPVDLEAPLADLGEGWNTITPGGSTTCSDGSPFRFFVRKADPTRLVFYLQGGGGCWTAETCDPQGRPTYTMTAIEEMRSPSGTEPEEGAAHGIAAFNHPDNPFADHSFVFVPYCTGDVHIGDSDTVYEAAATEDAPAREFTIHHRGYTNGRAALDWTYEHFLGPETVFITGSSAGSIPSPVYARHFAENYPDARVTALGDGAGGYRNLSDGRPHESWGTLAALSHFENMNEVDTDSFSFEALYIQAAKAHPEAMFTRYDTAEDDVQIQFLEIAGTDVSGGLQPLLDANESDIDAALEGQDNYRSYIAAGELHTIMLRPQFYTYESDGVKIRDWVASLAAGEAVDDVHCGDCTGSPVPESEPVEGGEATGP
- a CDS encoding amidohydrolase family protein, which produces MPVTYRSNASLRIAGSRWFVLASLLLAAALPAAGQDMTVEAYEPRSTLKVPGAPVTRAKFPFVDAHGHLRARDPARIDQMVKQMDAMNMAVFVNLSGQSGEDLKANLAATKGRYPNRFVVYANVDFSGIGEPGWGKKAAAQLQADYDAGARGLKIYKNLSMFQTDIHGKRVAADDPRIAPVWDKAGELGIPVLIHVGEPSAFWDPWDEHNERWLELKMFPNRRRDDPERFASFEQTMSEQHNLFRNHPDTIFLNAHLGWFGNDLARLGKLLDELPNVYTELGAVLAELGRQPITGAAFMEKYQDRVLMGKDSWDPIEGYHVYFRVLETRDEYFDYYRKRHAHWKMYGLGLSDEVLEKVYFRNALKIIPGIDRSLFPE